The nucleotide window TATGAGCTGGTTCAAACGGACAAGGAACCCCTCCCCCTGGTTGTTGTAGACGCCCCCGGGGCACAGGGCGTTGCATCGCACATTGCGGTCCGCCCAGTACGTCGCGAGATAACGCGTAAGACCGATGAGCCCCGTCTTGACGACGGAATATGTCACGGGCTTCACACTCTGCATCTCTTCCGAAACCCCCTCCGTCCTGTAAAGCCTCTGGTCCGGTGCGATGACCCCGAGGTCCGAGGATATGTTGATGATGCTGCCCCCTTCTGAGCGCGCCATGGCGTGGCCGAAGTGTTTCGCGCACAGGAACGCCCCGGTGAGGCCCACGGCGATATCCTGTTCCCAGACACCCACAGGGAAGTTCTCCAGGCGCGAGGCATTCGAGAGTGTGTTCGATCTGTCGACGACGGGATTGTTCGCGGCATTGTTGATGAGCACGTCGACCCGGCCATACCTCTTCAGGACCCTTTCACAGGTCCCCGCCACTTCCTTTTCCTTCGTGATGTCAGTTCGGTAACCGGACGCGCCGGCACCATGTCTTTGATTAATGTCATCGACCAGGGCATCGATCGGCTTTTTCTTCAGGTCGAGGATGACGGGCACTCCGCCGGCGTCCGCTATGGCTTCGGCATGTCTCTTTCCGAGAAAACCCGTGCCGCCGGTGATGACGATGATCTTTCCTCTTATATCGAATATGTTCTTCATGGTTAAAAGAGTGTTGTCGTCTGCCCGCCGTCCACGATGAGGCAGGCACCCGTGATGAAGGAGGCCCTTGGGGAGGACAGGAAAAGTATCGCGTCGGCTATCTCCCCCGGCGCGGCGAATCGTTTCATGGGGACCGTCGATTCGATAATGGTCCGTATACGTTCAGGGTCGTTCTTCATCTTCATATCCCAGCTTCCTCCTTCGAAATAAACATTTCCGGGAGCCACGCAATTGACGCGCACCCCCTGGTCGGCAGTCTTCCTGGCAAGGTTCTTCGAGAAGGCGATGAGCGCCGTCTTCGCCATCGAGTAGTCGACGGGCGCGCCGAACGCCTCCACCCCGGCAATGGAGGAAACGAAAACGATGCTCCCCTTCGATGCCGCGACAAGGGGAAGGAACTCCCGCGCGGAATCAACGGCGCTGTGGAGGTTTTCGGCGAGCACCTCCTCCATGTGCGCCTTCGGGGGGATGGGATCGGGCAGGCTCACTCCGTAACCGACATTCGCAACAAGGACATCAAGACCACCCCAGGACGAAATGATGAATTCCCTCAAGACCCTTATGTCCTCGGGGGACCTGAAATCACAGGCATGGCAGAGTATGTCCGCCGGGCTGCAGTGCGAGGCCAGCTCGTCCTTCGCCTTCCCCAGGGCGCTCTCGTTCCGGCCCGTCAGAACCACCCTTGCACCCTCATCCATGAAACCATGCGCCGCCGCCCGGCCTATGCCCCGGGTGGACCCCGTGACAAGAACGCGCTTCCCTCTAAGCTCAAGGTCCACTGTTATTCTCCTTTTTCTTCATTGGCAGGCTTTGTGCCGTATCCGCAGAGCATGAGTTCCCTCGACCATCTCAGCGGTTTTATCTTCGTTCGCACCGGGACAAATGGCGAGACGGCACGGCACAGGTAATTGAGCGCAGGATACTTCCAGACAAGGGGCAGCTGCCGGAATTTGAAGACGTCGATATCGACCAACCCGTGCATCTTGTAGATATCGCCCAGCGACACCAGCGAAAAGGGGCTCCTGTGGGTGTGGTCATCGAAGTATATCTTGTAGCATGACTCCCAATCGGGAACGAGGGTTATGAGCATGCCGCCGGGCCTGAGGACCCTCACGGCCTCTTCCATGTACCTTTCGGGCTCGCGGAAATGCTCGAGGACCGACTTCGAGTAGACTATGTCAAAAGTGTTGTCACCGTGCGGAATACCCTCCCGCTCGATATCGGAGACCTTGACGGGGATGTCGGGGTTGAACTCCGGCGCCTTCCGGGAGATGTCGACACCGCACGCGTTAAGCCCCAGGTCCCTGAAAACCTTAAGAAACTCGCCCCTGCCGCACCCCGCTTCAAGAAAGGCCATGCCGGGGGCCATTCGGAAACGGTGAAAGAGATGGAGGCACAGCCGGGCGGGATAATCCGTATAGGGACGCTCCTTCTGGCTATAGACTACATCAAGGTAATCGGCCATTGTCCACTCACAGGGTCTTTCTCTTGTGCTCCAGGGTGTCGTCGCTTCTCGCTCCCCTGAAGGAGGTTATCTCGCCGGCATAGAGCTGTCTGAACTTCTCGATGAGGTTCTCTGCCGCTTCCATATCCTTGCTTGTATGTTGAAAATGGTCCGTTATGAGGCGCCTGTTTGCGTCAAGGAGAAGCTCGTAGCACCGCTTGTCCGGTATTCCGGTGAAGTTGACCGTCAGCAGGTCGGAATTGACGAACCTTTCAAAAAACTCCTCGGGGCCCTTGAGAAGCCCCATCGAAATGGCGTCATAATATAGGTCGCATCCCGGATAGGGCGTGACGGGCCTTATCGTTCTTATCTGGTCGTAGAGATTGTACTTCATGATGAAATCAACATTGCTCCTGAGACTGTGCTCATCGTCACCGGGTTCGCCCCATATGCAGTTGAGGCCCAGCCCGATCCCCATCGACCCCGCTATCTCCGCCGTCCGATAGTTTTGCTCCACGGTGACGTTCTTGTGCATCCTGTCGAGGACGCGCTGAGAGGTGGATTCGAATCCGATGTTAATGAAAACACATCCTATCTCCTTGAGGATCTCCGCGATCTCCTCATCGAAGACGTCGACGCGGCTCTCGAGGTTGAGCATGGCCTTGATGCCGCTCTCTTTCAATGCCTTCCCGAAATCCCTTACCCTCTTCTTCGATGACACGAAGAGTTCATCGATGAAGAAGAAGTATGTGACCCCGTACCTCTCCTGAAGCTTCTCCATCTCTTCGATGATGCCCGGTATGCTTCTGCCCCTGATGCCTTTTTCAAGGCGATAGCAGAAATTGCACCTGTTGATGCAGCCCCTGTTCGACAGGACCGGAAACGCGCGGTCCTCCGCGGACATTCCAGGGAACCTGAGACAGGTTGTATACTTCTCCATGGGAAAGAGGTCCCAGGCCGGTGAACCCAGAGCATCGAGGTCCCTGACGGGTTTGTTCCTTTCGTTCACGCGGACGGTGCCGCCCTCACGGTAGGCTATGCCCTTCACCTGCGCGAGATCGCCCCCGCCTGCCTTGCACCTTGCAAGGTCGACGATCGTCAGCTCCCCCTCGCCTATCGCCACCACGTCCGCCCCTGTCGTCTTGAGGA belongs to Syntrophorhabdaceae bacterium and includes:
- a CDS encoding SDR family oxidoreductase, which gives rise to MKNIFDIRGKIIVITGGTGFLGKRHAEAIADAGGVPVILDLKKKPIDALVDDINQRHGAGASGYRTDITKEKEVAGTCERVLKRYGRVDVLINNAANNPVVDRSNTLSNASRLENFPVGVWEQDIAVGLTGAFLCAKHFGHAMARSEGGSIINISSDLGVIAPDQRLYRTEGVSEEMQSVKPVTYSVVKTGLIGLTRYLATYWADRNVRCNALCPGGVYNNQGEGFLVRLNQLIPLGRMARPDELEGAIIFLASNASSYMNGSVVVIDGGRSCW
- a CDS encoding SDR family NAD(P)-dependent oxidoreductase codes for the protein MDLELRGKRVLVTGSTRGIGRAAAHGFMDEGARVVLTGRNESALGKAKDELASHCSPADILCHACDFRSPEDIRVLREFIISSWGGLDVLVANVGYGVSLPDPIPPKAHMEEVLAENLHSAVDSAREFLPLVAASKGSIVFVSSIAGVEAFGAPVDYSMAKTALIAFSKNLARKTADQGVRVNCVAPGNVYFEGGSWDMKMKNDPERIRTIIESTVPMKRFAAPGEIADAILFLSSPRASFITGACLIVDGGQTTTLF
- a CDS encoding class I SAM-dependent methyltransferase, giving the protein MADYLDVVYSQKERPYTDYPARLCLHLFHRFRMAPGMAFLEAGCGRGEFLKVFRDLGLNACGVDISRKAPEFNPDIPVKVSDIEREGIPHGDNTFDIVYSKSVLEHFREPERYMEEAVRVLRPGGMLITLVPDWESCYKIYFDDHTHRSPFSLVSLGDIYKMHGLVDIDVFKFRQLPLVWKYPALNYLCRAVSPFVPVRTKIKPLRWSRELMLCGYGTKPANEEKGE
- a CDS encoding radical SAM protein, which encodes NFFPMGPGYLTAALKRADCDVEVYAMDVFHYSNDELANHLDSFEYDLICCGFLAARFKETILGLSDVVNSHKKNAWFVLGGHGPSPIPEYVLKTTGADVVAIGEGELTIVDLARCKAGGGDLAQVKGIAYREGGTVRVNERNKPVRDLDALGSPAWDLFPMEKYTTCLRFPGMSAEDRAFPVLSNRGCINRCNFCYRLEKGIRGRSIPGIIEEMEKLQERYGVTYFFFIDELFVSSKKRVRDFGKALKESGIKAMLNLESRVDVFDEEIAEILKEIGCVFINIGFESTSQRVLDRMHKNVTVEQNYRTAEIAGSMGIGLGLNCIWGEPGDDEHSLRSNVDFIMKYNLYDQIRTIRPVTPYPGCDLYYDAISMGLLKGPEEFFERFVNSDLLTVNFTGIPDKRCYELLLDANRRLITDHFQHTSKDMEAAENLIEKFRQLYAGEITSFRGARSDDTLEHKRKTL